Within the Anaerotignum faecicola genome, the region GTTGCCCACGATCTTTTCCAGGGGCTGTCCATGCTTTTCGTACATAGCCAGCATAAAGAAGGGCAGCATAACCAGCATCATACACATAGCCGCTACACTGTTTCCGGTAGGTTTTCTGAGCAAAAGGAAAAGCGGTACGCCAATAAGCGCTCCGCCCGTGAAGCAGATAAGCTGCCGCTTGGTCAGATTGAACATGACCTTTGTTTTGACTTTTGTTAAGTCCTTGGGTACGGGTACATAAGCCACAATTACACGCTCCTTTCTGACAACACCTGATAAATCCCTTGCATGATGTAAGCAACACAGGGAACAGCCACGCTGTTATGTGAAGCTCAACATAACAGTGTTTATTTAATCATGGTCGTTATGAGAAGAACAGATGTGAAAACTGCGCCAGGAGAGGATTCCTGGCGCAGTTGCTTCACATAATGTGCTATGCTTTTTGAGACCCAAAACTTTTCAACCACTCCATTGTACTCCGGCTTTTCTGCCAGAAAGGCATTGAGGGAACTGGAGAATCCGAAACTCGTTCCAGAGCTTTCTGCTTCATTGTAAGACTTGAACGGGCATATATGTCTGTAGTTTTAATGTCGGAATGTCCGAGGAAATCGCGCACATGAACGAGATCATTATCCGCGTCGTAAATGTGCATTGCTTTAGTATGGCGCATCAAATGCGGAGGAATTTTCTCCGGTATGGAAGGATCAATCACTGAAGCGGCCTTGGCATATTTGTTCAGGATGTACGTAACCCCTGCACG harbors:
- a CDS encoding PrgI family protein, whose translation is MAYVPVPKDLTKVKTKVMFNLTKRQLICFTGGALIGVPLFLLLRKPTGNSVAAMCMMLVMLPFFMLAMYEKHGQPLEKIVGNILKVAVIRPKQRPYQTNNFYAVLKRQEMLDKEVYDIVHRNKKMAAPSAGKTGRKDRAAGKDKEKAVPRR